One stretch of Rhizobium glycinendophyticum DNA includes these proteins:
- a CDS encoding ABC transporter ATP-binding protein — protein sequence MAEALLQVVDLKVHYKVGKSMFKPGVAIRAVDGVSFEVARGEVVGLVGESGSGKTTLGRSILRLVEPTDGSVIFNGGNVTGLEPAQLKALRSQMQIIFQDPYASLNPRMSVGQTLGEALLLHKIGTHKDRAERVGDLLEKVGLPRSAAARFPHEFSGGQRQRVGIARALAVNPQFIVADEPVSALDVSIQAQIINLLQDLRQELGLSILFIGHDLSVIEFLCDRVIVMYLGKIMECAPAADLYSKPLHPYTRALLDAAPVPDPRIRRSRITLKGDLPSPINPPSGCVFRTRCPYAIEKCAEAIPALLARGDRHSVACLRADELNLRE from the coding sequence ATGGCTGAAGCCCTGCTCCAGGTCGTGGATCTGAAAGTCCATTACAAAGTCGGTAAATCAATGTTCAAGCCGGGTGTCGCCATCCGCGCCGTGGACGGGGTCAGCTTCGAGGTCGCCAGGGGAGAGGTCGTTGGCCTGGTCGGAGAGTCCGGTTCGGGAAAGACGACACTCGGACGCTCGATCCTGCGGCTGGTCGAGCCGACGGACGGTTCGGTGATTTTCAATGGGGGCAATGTTACGGGTCTCGAGCCTGCGCAACTCAAGGCGCTGCGCAGCCAGATGCAGATCATCTTCCAAGACCCCTATGCCAGCCTGAACCCCCGAATGAGCGTTGGTCAGACCCTTGGCGAGGCGCTGCTGTTGCACAAAATCGGGACTCACAAGGATCGCGCAGAGCGGGTTGGTGATCTCCTGGAAAAGGTAGGCCTGCCGCGCTCGGCCGCCGCAAGGTTCCCCCATGAATTCTCCGGAGGGCAACGCCAGAGGGTTGGGATTGCCCGCGCTCTCGCGGTCAATCCACAGTTCATCGTCGCCGACGAACCAGTCTCGGCGCTGGATGTGTCTATCCAGGCGCAGATCATCAACCTGTTGCAGGATCTGCGGCAAGAGCTTGGATTGTCGATCTTGTTCATCGGTCATGATTTGTCGGTCATCGAGTTCCTCTGCGACCGCGTCATCGTCATGTATCTCGGCAAGATCATGGAATGCGCACCGGCAGCGGATCTCTACTCGAAGCCACTTCACCCTTATACGCGCGCCTTGCTAGATGCCGCACCTGTTCCAGACCCGCGCATACGCCGAAGCCGCATCACCCTCAAAGGCGACCTTCCCAGTCCAATAAACCCTCCTTCGGGCTGCGTTTTTCGGACGCGCTGCCCCTATGCGATCGAAAAGTGTGCTGAGGCGATCCCGGCGCTTCTAGCCCGCGGCGACCGTCATTCCGTAGCCTGCCTGAGGGCGGACGAACTTAACCTGAGAGAATAG
- a CDS encoding ABC transporter ATP-binding protein, which yields MMAAPLLEIRNLVTEFRTESGLVRAVKGVDLTIEQGQTVALVGESGSGKSVTSLSVMRLIPSAIGGIASGEILFRGKGGVVLDLARLPEKAMRGLRGNEISMIFQEPMTSLNPTQKVGAQIAEAALLHQGMTRSQAWSHAIEMLALVEIPEPARRAEIYPHQMSGGMRQRVMIAMALACNPALLIADEPTTALDVTVQLQILELMRRLQREIGMGILFITHNLGVVAEIADRVAVMYGGRIVESADVHQLFDRPSHPYTKGLLSSMPQVDHAARAAGQHVRLQAIPGSVVDPRNPPAGCDFSPRCQWALDTCQAAVPPVFTVSPDHGARCLRWSEMNG from the coding sequence GTGATGGCTGCCCCCCTGCTGGAGATCCGCAACCTGGTGACCGAGTTTCGCACGGAGAGCGGCCTAGTGCGGGCGGTCAAGGGCGTCGATCTGACGATCGAACAAGGGCAGACTGTTGCGCTCGTTGGTGAAAGTGGCTCGGGGAAATCCGTGACCAGCCTGTCCGTTATGCGTCTGATCCCCTCAGCCATCGGCGGCATCGCGTCCGGCGAGATCCTGTTTCGCGGGAAGGGTGGCGTTGTGCTCGATCTCGCCCGATTGCCTGAAAAGGCCATGCGGGGTCTGCGCGGCAATGAAATCTCAATGATCTTCCAGGAGCCGATGACCAGTCTGAACCCGACGCAAAAGGTAGGCGCGCAGATCGCCGAAGCGGCCCTCCTGCATCAAGGGATGACCCGCTCCCAGGCATGGAGCCACGCCATCGAGATGCTGGCGCTGGTTGAAATACCGGAACCTGCCCGTCGTGCCGAGATTTATCCGCACCAGATGTCCGGTGGTATGCGTCAGCGCGTGATGATCGCCATGGCCCTTGCCTGCAATCCAGCGCTCTTGATCGCGGATGAGCCGACCACCGCACTGGATGTAACAGTTCAGCTGCAGATTCTCGAATTGATGCGTCGACTTCAGCGCGAGATCGGCATGGGGATCCTGTTCATCACCCATAATCTCGGTGTTGTTGCGGAAATCGCTGATCGCGTTGCTGTCATGTATGGTGGCCGCATCGTCGAGAGCGCTGACGTCCATCAACTGTTCGACCGGCCGAGCCATCCTTACACCAAAGGGTTGCTGTCCAGCATGCCGCAGGTCGATCACGCAGCACGCGCAGCAGGCCAGCACGTGAGGCTGCAGGCTATTCCTGGCAGCGTTGTCGATCCTCGCAATCCACCTGCCGGCTGCGATTTCAGCCCAAGATGTCAGTGGGCGCTCGATACCTGCCAGGCGGCAGTCCCGCCGGTTTTCACAGTGAGCCCCGATCACGGCGCACGCTGCCTGCGATGGAGCGAGATGAATGGCTGA
- a CDS encoding DUF885 family protein, with amino-acid sequence MTERRYDPSLVDAFLKHHWTFRPVDATFMGDKTHDALLPPCGPETLAEELAGIAALEGQLADTLEPEAPGDRLDRRMMLGELAFQKAAAEGRPRLANPAWYSGEAAFAIISLLLPQSAPVRRGGLIARLNALPTFLQSALDRLNGQAIPESWTARARREAWAMAEFLRSDIRLHDEFADEWTLPATMAAEAFDAFASGLSGFADADPACGEEHLTLVMKTVHGLDFGPRKAVERAQEAFDRMGDELVEMARRIDPAKSWQELIAGLVDRHPVDQQSVIQSYRDHDLVARRDGAMLVTSAEDYGLDYRWMSPCFRKISQSLYFLFYRSPPGLNPGEGSVYWVTPPGDDKSAFLRGNNTATVKTIHSVHHGGVGHHTQNARARAASSRLARIAGTDCALGLAFLGSGTMIEGWACYVEDLLMEAPGFYDPTEILLLKQYERRNAASVLVDVKLHLGDWTIKEAMAFYRDEAGFAAQRVESEVVRNSMLPGSRLMYWIGVEGIKDLRRRWKGDTLGFHDTLLSYGHMPLAWIGEEMQRAGQLK; translated from the coding sequence ATGACGGAGCGCCGCTACGATCCCTCGCTGGTCGACGCCTTTCTGAAGCATCACTGGACCTTTCGCCCGGTTGACGCGACCTTCATGGGCGACAAGACCCATGACGCCCTCCTGCCGCCTTGCGGGCCGGAGACCCTGGCGGAGGAGTTGGCCGGCATCGCAGCTCTTGAGGGGCAGCTTGCCGACACCCTGGAACCCGAAGCGCCGGGGGATCGCCTCGACCGCCGGATGATGTTGGGCGAACTTGCCTTCCAGAAGGCTGCGGCCGAAGGGCGTCCGCGTCTTGCCAATCCCGCCTGGTACTCCGGTGAAGCGGCTTTCGCGATCATCTCGCTGCTGCTTCCTCAGTCTGCGCCTGTTCGTCGGGGTGGCCTCATTGCGCGGCTCAACGCACTGCCGACCTTTCTCCAGTCAGCACTCGACCGACTGAACGGACAGGCGATACCGGAGAGCTGGACTGCGCGTGCTCGGCGCGAGGCGTGGGCGATGGCGGAGTTTCTGCGCAGCGATATTCGTCTGCACGACGAATTTGCCGACGAATGGACGTTGCCTGCCACAATGGCGGCCGAAGCATTCGACGCCTTTGCATCGGGGCTTTCAGGGTTTGCCGATGCAGACCCGGCCTGTGGTGAAGAACACCTGACGCTGGTGATGAAGACAGTTCACGGCCTCGATTTCGGCCCTCGTAAGGCGGTCGAGCGAGCGCAGGAAGCCTTTGATCGCATGGGCGACGAACTTGTCGAGATGGCGCGGCGCATCGATCCGGCCAAAAGCTGGCAGGAACTAATCGCCGGTCTCGTTGACAGGCATCCGGTCGACCAACAGTCTGTGATCCAAAGTTATAGGGATCACGATTTAGTCGCGCGGCGTGATGGTGCGATGCTGGTGACGTCGGCGGAGGACTACGGGCTCGACTATCGCTGGATGTCGCCCTGTTTTCGGAAGATCAGCCAGTCACTCTATTTTCTGTTCTACCGGTCACCGCCTGGCCTCAATCCAGGTGAAGGCAGTGTTTATTGGGTGACGCCACCGGGTGATGACAAAAGCGCTTTTCTACGGGGCAACAATACGGCCACGGTGAAGACCATCCACTCCGTGCACCATGGGGGCGTTGGTCACCACACGCAGAACGCCCGCGCCCGCGCCGCTTCGTCGCGCCTTGCCCGGATTGCCGGCACCGACTGTGCGCTCGGACTGGCTTTTCTCGGATCCGGTACGATGATCGAAGGTTGGGCCTGCTATGTCGAGGATCTCTTAATGGAGGCGCCAGGCTTTTATGATCCGACTGAAATCCTTTTGCTCAAGCAGTATGAGCGTCGAAACGCGGCAAGCGTCCTTGTTGACGTCAAGTTGCATCTCGGCGACTGGACGATCAAGGAAGCCATGGCGTTCTATCGCGACGAAGCCGGATTTGCAGCTCAACGAGTCGAGTCGGAAGTCGTGCGAAATTCGATGCTCCCCGGCTCCCGGTTGATGTACTGGATTGGTGTCGAAGGCATCAAAGACCTGCGCCGTCGCTGGAAGGGGGACACCCTCGGATTTCATGATACGCTTCTCAGCTATGGCCATATGCCGCTTGCCTGGATCGGCGAGGAAATGCAACGCGCAGGACAACTGAAGTGA
- a CDS encoding Gfo/Idh/MocA family protein, protein MTSKLGVGLIGAHTWADKAHLPGYRAHQRVDLIAVCDVDGDRARAMAEKYGARKVYTDPDKLIADPDVQMVDVCTPTHTHLPLSLAAIAGGKHVLSEKPLHTLAAPAFEAAARADAAGVRTKLGFTFRYSPAIRQIKAWIDDGTLGEIFHIHGFEQNSQWLDPQEPLRQITPGVDRSSLIPSSIVGYGSHLIDLMRWLGGEFGSVASTMKNFIPERIVRDEEGLQKIKVEDGAVALVEYASGAQGLLQTSYVAVGNYPGVELRVYGSKGAAVARLISEFGTAETLKIAKAEAVEFIPYDVGASALPPGTTLNTPWPELYYRNLVRFFVDEILDDRPRECTFFDGAKSQEIVDAIIQAHFERRWVDLPGKGA, encoded by the coding sequence ATGACCAGCAAACTCGGCGTCGGACTGATCGGCGCACACACCTGGGCAGACAAGGCGCACCTCCCGGGCTACAGGGCGCATCAGCGCGTCGACCTCATTGCGGTGTGCGATGTTGATGGTGATCGCGCCAGGGCCATGGCCGAAAAATATGGCGCCAGAAAAGTCTATACCGACCCGGACAAGTTGATCGCGGATCCTGATGTGCAGATGGTCGATGTCTGCACGCCGACACATACGCATCTGCCGCTCAGCCTTGCCGCGATTGCCGGCGGCAAACATGTGCTATCGGAAAAGCCGCTGCATACGCTCGCAGCACCTGCCTTTGAGGCCGCGGCCAGGGCCGATGCCGCTGGGGTGCGCACTAAGCTCGGCTTCACCTTTCGCTATTCCCCGGCAATCAGGCAGATCAAGGCGTGGATCGACGACGGCACTTTAGGGGAAATTTTCCACATCCACGGCTTTGAGCAGAACAGCCAATGGCTGGATCCGCAGGAACCGCTGCGCCAGATCACGCCCGGCGTCGATCGCAGTTCCCTCATTCCGTCTTCGATCGTAGGTTATGGCTCCCATCTGATCGACCTTATGCGGTGGCTCGGAGGTGAGTTCGGCTCGGTCGCCTCCACCATGAAGAACTTTATCCCCGAACGGATCGTGCGGGACGAAGAGGGGTTGCAGAAGATCAAGGTCGAAGATGGTGCTGTCGCACTGGTGGAATATGCAAGCGGCGCCCAAGGTCTTTTGCAGACAAGTTATGTGGCGGTGGGAAATTACCCAGGCGTCGAATTGCGGGTTTATGGTTCCAAGGGGGCCGCGGTTGCTCGGTTGATTTCGGAATTCGGCACGGCAGAGACGTTGAAAATTGCGAAGGCCGAAGCCGTAGAGTTCATACCGTATGACGTCGGCGCGTCGGCCCTGCCGCCCGGTACTACGCTCAATACACCGTGGCCCGAACTCTACTATCGCAATCTGGTCCGCTTCTTCGTTGACGAAATTCTCGATGACAGGCCGCGGGAATGCACATTTTTCGACGGCGCCAAGAGCCAGGAAATCGTTGACGCGATCATCCAGGCGCATTTTGAACGGCGCTGGGTCGATCTGCCGGGTAAAGGCGCATGA
- a CDS encoding ketopantoate reductase family protein codes for MKITILGAGAIGGLAGAYMTEAGHDVLLVDRWSEHVAALNEKGLFIDGVRGEMTVSVRALTPDQLTGSLGTVLIATKSQHAVEALRQVIPLLTPDSCVVSYQNGFNEPDMIAALDAAGLPGERIVMGSIPNYGGALVDPGYVEFVHEGPIQLGELNGEMTPRLQELGEALSALTEVQYSNHIWGQIWAKEVYASQVVFSALADAKIRDTLGVERYARIAGAIVKEALEVADANGIDVQAFDFFDPANYRVKTAADSQKLLANINHAIWLLKKDQDTKPTHNFKKKGSGIWWDIVYRKRPSETRSSSGKLIDYGRKAGADTRLNEKLFSMIYEIEDGKRDLGFHNFDELEAYVASIGKTLP; via the coding sequence ATGAAGATCACCATTCTCGGGGCCGGCGCAATCGGCGGGCTTGCCGGCGCCTATATGACAGAGGCCGGCCACGATGTGCTTTTGGTCGATCGTTGGAGCGAACACGTTGCCGCTCTCAACGAAAAGGGCCTGTTCATCGACGGGGTTCGCGGTGAAATGACCGTTTCGGTCAGGGCGCTAACACCAGACCAATTGACCGGGTCACTTGGGACGGTCTTGATCGCCACCAAGTCGCAGCATGCGGTCGAGGCACTGAGGCAGGTTATTCCGCTGCTGACCCCAGACAGCTGCGTCGTCTCCTACCAGAACGGCTTCAACGAGCCAGACATGATCGCCGCGCTCGACGCGGCGGGATTGCCTGGTGAGCGGATCGTGATGGGATCGATCCCGAATTACGGCGGGGCACTCGTGGATCCGGGCTATGTGGAATTCGTCCATGAGGGGCCGATCCAGCTTGGCGAACTCAACGGCGAGATGACGCCGCGCCTTCAGGAACTGGGGGAAGCCTTGAGCGCATTAACTGAGGTGCAATATTCCAACCACATCTGGGGTCAGATCTGGGCTAAGGAAGTTTACGCGTCGCAGGTGGTGTTCTCGGCACTTGCCGATGCCAAGATCCGTGACACGCTGGGCGTCGAGCGTTACGCGCGCATTGCCGGCGCTATCGTCAAGGAAGCCCTGGAGGTTGCCGATGCCAACGGCATCGATGTGCAGGCCTTCGATTTCTTTGACCCAGCGAACTACCGTGTGAAAACGGCTGCGGACAGCCAGAAGCTTCTGGCCAATATCAACCACGCCATCTGGCTGCTGAAAAAGGATCAGGACACCAAGCCCACGCACAACTTCAAGAAGAAGGGTTCTGGCATCTGGTGGGACATTGTCTATCGCAAGCGTCCCTCGGAAACCCGCTCGTCCAGTGGCAAGCTCATTGACTACGGCCGGAAGGCAGGAGCCGACACGAGGCTCAACGAAAAGCTGTTTTCCATGATCTACGAAATCGAGGACGGCAAGCGCGATCTCGGCTTCCATAACTTCGATGAACTCGAAGCCTATGTCGCTTCAATCGGAAAGACCCTCCCATGA